The sequence GACCTGCCGGGGCTGCTGGCCCGCCCAGTACCCACGCCCACCCCCTACCGCACGCCCGACCCGCAGGTGTACCTGTGCAGCTCGGCCACGCCCCCCGGCGGCGGGGTGCATGGGATGTGCGGCTATCACGCAGCGCAGGCGGTCCTGCACGACCTCTTTGCCTGAGTCGGTAGTCCGCTAGGCACACGCAGTAACCAGCAGTGCGGCCCCGTCCTGAAGAAACCAGGCGGGGCCGCAGCCTTATCGGTAGATGAGCTGACGGGCAACCAGAGGGGCAGGACCGGGCCGGCGCTTAGCCCAGCCTCAGAGCTGGTCTCTCAGGCCGGTAGAAATCTTGAAGCGCACCTTTTTCCCGGCAGGAATGGTGATGCGCTCGGTGGTGCCGGGGCGCACGCCCTGGCGCTGGGAGGTCTGAGAAATGCTGAAGGTGCCCAGATTGGGCAGACCCACCGTGCGGCCCTGCTTGAGAGCGTCCACCATCAGGCCCACGGCCGAGGCCACCACGTCGCCGGCCTGCTTGCGCGACAGGCCAGTCTGCTCGCTGATACGGGCAGCCAGTTCTGCT is a genomic window of Deinococcus proteolyticus MRP containing:
- a CDS encoding HU family DNA-binding protein, whose protein sequence is MNKGKVAKAELAARISEQTGLSRKQAGDVVASAVGLMVDALKQGRTVGLPNLGTFSISQTSQRQGVRPGTTERITIPAGKKVRFKISTGLRDQL